A region from the Natronomonas salsuginis genome encodes:
- a CDS encoding BMP family lipoprotein, translating into MVSRRNVLKTSAIGLTAGVAGCTGNGGGNGNGGNGNGNGNGGNGGGNGNGNGGNGNGDDASGSGSDVNVGMIYALGGTGDQSFSDAANRGINEAVDEFGISFQDAGPQDSGDFGSYQQQFARSSDPNYDLIICLGFEHVSDLEENAAQYSDQKWALLDDSIDAPNVESWVYAEEQGAYMAGEAAAKLSQQEFSAGGAETDPENKTLGFIGGVEVPVVQAFEAGFRAGAQSVDEEFEVLSSYVGGFANPGAVEEAAISMIDNGADVLLHGAGAGGSGMFQACQNRGRFAFGADSRQSETASEFADVILGSIIKGVDASVVRAVERVVEGEFEGGRTLELGAGEGGFDLPWGVEIGDEIPQEIKDEAAATKEAIANGEIDVSA; encoded by the coding sequence ATGGTTTCACGGCGTAACGTGCTCAAAACGAGCGCGATCGGATTGACAGCCGGTGTCGCGGGTTGTACAGGTAACGGCGGCGGCAACGGAAACGGCGGCAATGGAAACGGGAACGGAAACGGTGGAAATGGCGGCGGCAACGGAAATGGGAACGGCGGCAACGGCAATGGGGACGACGCGTCGGGATCGGGCTCCGACGTCAACGTCGGGATGATCTACGCCCTCGGCGGGACCGGCGATCAGTCGTTCAGCGACGCCGCGAATCGCGGCATCAACGAAGCGGTCGACGAGTTCGGTATCAGTTTCCAGGACGCGGGGCCGCAGGACAGCGGCGACTTCGGATCCTATCAGCAGCAGTTCGCACGATCGAGCGATCCCAACTACGATCTCATCATCTGTCTCGGCTTCGAGCATGTCTCGGATCTCGAAGAGAACGCGGCGCAGTATTCCGATCAGAAGTGGGCGCTTCTCGACGATTCGATCGACGCACCCAACGTCGAAAGCTGGGTGTACGCCGAAGAGCAGGGCGCGTATATGGCTGGCGAGGCCGCGGCGAAGCTCTCACAGCAGGAGTTCTCCGCCGGTGGCGCCGAGACCGATCCCGAGAACAAGACGCTCGGGTTTATCGGTGGCGTCGAAGTGCCTGTCGTGCAGGCGTTCGAAGCGGGCTTTCGCGCCGGCGCACAGAGCGTTGACGAGGAGTTCGAGGTCCTGAGCAGCTACGTCGGCGGATTCGCCAACCCGGGCGCGGTCGAGGAAGCGGCGATCTCGATGATCGACAACGGCGCGGACGTACTGCTTCACGGGGCTGGAGCCGGCGGCTCTGGCATGTTCCAGGCCTGCCAGAACCGCGGTCGATTCGCCTTCGGAGCCGACAGTCGACAGTCCGAGACGGCCTCGGAGTTCGCGGACGTCATACTCGGAAGCATCATCAAGGGCGTCGACGCGAGCGTCGTTCGCGCTGTCGAACGCGTCGTCGAAGGTGAGTTCGAGGGCGGTCGAACGCTCGAGCTCGGTGCCGGCGAGGGCGGCTTCGACCTCCCGTGGGGTGTCGAGATCGGCGACGAGATCCCACAGGAGATCAAAGACGAGGCGGCGGCCACCAAGGAAGCGATCGCCAACGGCGAGATCGACGTTTCGGCATAG
- a CDS encoding adenosylhomocysteinase — translation MAQTDEDDPLSWARDYTPILAAYQAEYGETTPLDGYTIAFASHLETKSGVAIETLHEAGADVLFAPSEPQSTHGPVVDALDAREGITAFAWEGMTDDEFDNAQHELLEEEPDFILDDGCELIAKVHAEHPDVAANVIGGGEQTTAGITRLEAMEAEDVLQFPVYGVNDTPMKHFFDNVHGTGESSLTNIAITSNSIIAGKDIVVCGYGYCGRGIANKARELGGKTIVTEVDPRKALQAHMNGHRVMDMDEAAEAGDLFISATGNRDVIRAEHFERMDDGVILANSGHFDVELDLDGLEELAEKTTTPKEGVTRYHMPDGRRLNLLAEGRLVNLTGPYSQGHPAEVMDTTFAMMFVAAYDMLVDDPELEPGLYNIPDRLDREVASMKLETLGLSTEKMIESQRAYGEEWEHPDSSF, via the coding sequence ATGGCACAAACAGACGAGGACGATCCGCTGTCCTGGGCGCGCGATTACACCCCCATTCTCGCCGCGTATCAAGCGGAGTACGGCGAGACGACCCCGCTCGACGGCTACACGATCGCGTTCGCGTCACACCTGGAGACGAAATCCGGTGTCGCCATCGAAACGCTCCACGAGGCGGGCGCGGACGTGCTGTTCGCACCGAGCGAACCGCAGAGCACCCACGGCCCCGTCGTCGACGCCCTTGACGCCAGAGAGGGGATCACCGCTTTCGCGTGGGAGGGCATGACCGACGACGAGTTCGACAACGCCCAGCACGAACTGCTGGAGGAGGAGCCGGACTTCATCCTCGACGACGGCTGCGAACTCATCGCGAAGGTCCACGCCGAACACCCGGACGTGGCCGCGAACGTCATCGGCGGCGGTGAGCAGACGACCGCCGGAATCACCCGTCTCGAAGCGATGGAAGCCGAGGACGTCCTCCAGTTTCCGGTGTACGGCGTCAACGACACGCCAATGAAGCACTTCTTCGACAACGTCCACGGGACCGGCGAGTCCTCGCTGACGAACATCGCGATTACGTCGAACTCCATCATCGCCGGCAAGGACATCGTCGTCTGCGGATACGGCTACTGCGGCCGCGGCATCGCGAACAAGGCCCGCGAACTCGGCGGAAAGACGATCGTCACCGAGGTCGATCCGCGCAAGGCGCTGCAGGCGCACATGAACGGCCACCGCGTGATGGACATGGACGAGGCGGCCGAGGCCGGCGACCTGTTCATCTCCGCCACGGGCAACCGAGACGTCATCCGCGCCGAGCACTTCGAGCGGATGGACGACGGCGTCATCCTCGCCAACTCCGGGCACTTCGACGTCGAACTCGATCTGGACGGGCTGGAGGAACTGGCCGAGAAAACGACGACGCCGAAGGAGGGCGTGACCAGATACCACATGCCCGACGGCCGTCGGCTGAACCTACTCGCCGAAGGGCGACTCGTCAACTTGACCGGACCGTATAGCCAGGGACACCCGGCAGAGGTGATGGACACCACGTTTGCGATGATGTTCGTGGCGGCCTACGACATGCTCGTCGACGATCCCGAGTTGGAGCCGGGGCTGTACAACATTCCGGACCGCCTCGACCGCGAGGTCGCGAGCATGAAGCTGGAGACGCTCGGCCTCTCGACGGAGAAGATGATCGAGAGCCAGCGCGCCTACGGTGAGGAGTGGGAACACCCTGACAGCAGTTTCTAA
- a CDS encoding NAD-dependent epimerase/dehydratase family protein, with the protein MDIIVTGGRGTTGRWIVDRLADEHRVVCLDRSPPDGDGHSDVEYYALDLTDAGSVLDVMTDIDPDTVVHWAAIPVAGTHPGVDLYRNNTLAAHSVLTASGRVGARVVQASSDGAYGFFFAEETPVPDSIPVPEAHACRPEDPYGLSKVVTEEIGETIARRDGVSIASLRPTWIQEPGAYPCRDDSYVSDRSAGAGNFWSYVDVRDVVDMVVAALAADIDGHEAFNCAAADNALGETLAELVEEYYGSLPDDCGVVGDASVYDTSKAERLLDWTPTHSWRDAAEEEIDPPTV; encoded by the coding sequence ATGGACATCATCGTCACCGGCGGTCGTGGGACGACCGGCCGCTGGATCGTCGATCGTCTCGCCGACGAGCATCGGGTCGTCTGTCTCGATCGATCGCCCCCCGACGGAGACGGCCACTCGGACGTCGAGTACTATGCGCTCGACCTCACCGACGCCGGGAGCGTCCTCGACGTGATGACCGATATCGACCCCGATACGGTCGTCCACTGGGCGGCGATCCCCGTCGCGGGCACACACCCCGGCGTCGACCTCTACCGGAACAACACCCTCGCGGCGCACTCGGTTCTCACGGCATCGGGCCGCGTCGGCGCGCGAGTCGTGCAAGCCTCCTCCGACGGCGCGTACGGGTTCTTCTTCGCCGAGGAGACGCCCGTGCCCGACTCGATCCCCGTCCCGGAAGCGCACGCATGCCGTCCCGAAGATCCGTACGGACTCTCGAAGGTCGTCACGGAGGAGATCGGCGAAACGATCGCCCGACGCGACGGCGTTTCGATCGCGTCGCTTCGCCCCACGTGGATCCAAGAGCCCGGCGCGTACCCCTGTAGAGACGACTCGTACGTCTCGGATCGGTCGGCCGGGGCCGGGAACTTCTGGTCGTACGTCGACGTTCGCGACGTGGTCGACATGGTCGTGGCCGCGCTCGCCGCCGACATCGACGGTCACGAGGCGTTCAACTGCGCGGCCGCGGACAACGCCCTTGGCGAAACCCTCGCCGAGCTCGTGGAGGAGTATTACGGGAGTCTACCGGACGACTGCGGCGTCGTCGGCGATGCGTCCGTGTACGACACGTCGAAAGCCGAGCGATTGCTCGATTGGACGCCGACGCACTCGTGGCGCGACGCGGCCGAGGAGGAAATCGACCCGCCGACCGTGTGA
- a CDS encoding A/G-specific adenine glycosylase produces MADATDWTRPDDLDAIRETLVEWYEADHRTYPWRETDDPYRILVSEVMSQQTQLDRVIEPWREFVEEWPTPEALAAADRADVVGFWTSHSLGYNNRAKYLHEAAQQVVEEYDGAFPRTPTELQELMGVGPYTANAVASFAFNDGDAVVDTNVKRVLYRSFSEIHNADDPDYESVANALMLPGESRIWNNAIMELGGVACKKRPKCDAAGCPWREWCHAYQTGDFTAPDAPTQPSFEGSRRQFRGRIVRTLGECDEIGIDELGHRIRVDYSPDGTHGREWLRELLSDLAEDGLIDVVEAGEETAARLRE; encoded by the coding sequence ATGGCCGACGCTACGGACTGGACTCGCCCGGACGACCTCGATGCGATCCGAGAGACGCTCGTCGAGTGGTACGAAGCCGACCACCGGACGTACCCGTGGCGCGAGACGGACGACCCGTACCGGATCCTCGTTTCGGAGGTGATGAGCCAACAGACCCAACTCGATCGGGTAATCGAACCGTGGCGCGAGTTCGTCGAGGAGTGGCCGACCCCCGAGGCGCTGGCCGCCGCGGACAGAGCCGATGTCGTAGGCTTCTGGACGAGCCACTCGCTCGGCTACAACAATCGCGCGAAGTACCTCCACGAGGCGGCGCAACAGGTGGTCGAGGAGTACGACGGGGCGTTCCCAAGGACGCCGACCGAGTTGCAGGAGCTGATGGGCGTCGGCCCCTACACCGCGAACGCGGTGGCCTCCTTCGCGTTCAACGACGGCGACGCGGTCGTCGACACGAACGTCAAGCGGGTGTTGTATCGGTCATTTTCGGAAATCCATAATGCGGACGATCCTGACTACGAATCCGTTGCGAACGCCCTCATGCTGCCTGGAGAGTCCCGAATCTGGAACAACGCGATTATGGAACTCGGCGGTGTCGCCTGTAAGAAGAGACCGAAATGCGACGCTGCGGGCTGTCCGTGGCGCGAGTGGTGTCACGCCTACCAGACCGGCGACTTCACTGCGCCGGACGCACCCACACAGCCGAGTTTCGAGGGAAGCCGTCGGCAGTTCCGTGGACGGATCGTGCGAACGCTCGGCGAGTGCGATGAGATCGGAATCGACGAGTTGGGCCACCGGATCCGCGTGGACTACTCTCCGGACGGTACCCACGGTCGAGAGTGGCTCCGTGAGTTACTGTCAGATCTGGCTGAGGACGGGTTAATCGACGTTGTCGAGGCCGGCGAGGAAACCGCCGCTCGTCTCCGGGAGTGA
- a CDS encoding TMEM165/GDT1 family protein: MTEWFEVLVIAFVAQLAVLPGEKVQFIIAGLSTRYNPLVVVAAAASAFAGWTALEVWFGQTLQRVLSPLVLDGITAGLFFLFGVLLWRSMPERNDDGTTTDGGLPGVDGEISVLGREIPDRFGTFLPIFAMMAAGEFGDKTQLVTIGLAAQYSAGSAIWLGEMLAIIPVSLANAFFFHRFAGRFDVRKAHVAGAAMFLFFGADTVLAMTMDVSVWETVVAAISDAVTLVI; encoded by the coding sequence ATGACCGAATGGTTCGAGGTACTCGTCATCGCGTTCGTCGCCCAGTTGGCGGTGCTGCCCGGCGAGAAGGTGCAGTTTATCATCGCCGGACTCTCGACGCGATACAATCCGCTCGTCGTCGTCGCCGCGGCGGCGAGCGCCTTCGCGGGCTGGACCGCCCTCGAAGTCTGGTTCGGCCAGACACTCCAACGCGTGCTTTCGCCGCTCGTCCTCGACGGGATCACCGCCGGGCTGTTCTTTCTCTTCGGCGTCCTGCTGTGGCGATCGATGCCAGAGCGAAACGACGACGGGACCACGACCGACGGCGGACTCCCGGGCGTGGACGGCGAGATCTCCGTCCTCGGTCGTGAGATACCCGATCGGTTCGGGACGTTCCTGCCGATCTTCGCGATGATGGCCGCGGGCGAGTTCGGTGACAAGACCCAACTCGTCACGATCGGGCTCGCCGCACAATACTCGGCCGGATCGGCCATCTGGCTCGGCGAGATGCTCGCGATCATTCCCGTGAGCCTTGCGAACGCGTTCTTCTTCCATCGGTTCGCCGGCCGCTTCGACGTGCGGAAAGCGCACGTTGCGGGCGCGGCGATGTTTCTGTTCTTCGGCGCGGACACGGTGTTGGCCATGACGATGGACGTCTCGGTCTGGGAGACCGTCGTCGCGGCGATCTCGGACGCCGTCACGCTCGTGATCTGA
- a CDS encoding FxLYD domain-containing protein, translated as MKRRKFVATSGAALLAGCNEIQGPDPDPDDPRPPENVSEEESPESGPVGDVEIKQFEWIIDGKISQFLLSNVGEAPAGRVTLVVQWFDANGNYIGSDQASLPVLPPQTAWLIEIESSVPFETDSFDGYVEFDPQYEMDDLPVESLDIDQSVPGVTGIAPLDRDSETAIQATVLTFNSGWVTHAGQITENHIPESTNWRFLIPLTQVGGDESSIGDDEIELYFSLLE; from the coding sequence ATGAAACGCCGGAAGTTCGTGGCGACTTCGGGGGCGGCGCTCCTCGCGGGTTGTAATGAAATTCAAGGACCCGACCCCGACCCCGATGATCCTCGCCCCCCCGAAAACGTATCAGAAGAAGAATCACCAGAGAGCGGTCCGGTGGGGGATGTCGAAATTAAACAATTTGAATGGATTATTGACGGGAAAATATCTCAATTCCTTCTAAGTAATGTCGGTGAGGCTCCGGCTGGTCGGGTAACGCTGGTCGTTCAATGGTTTGATGCAAACGGGAATTATATCGGGAGTGATCAAGCGTCCTTACCGGTTCTCCCTCCACAAACTGCATGGCTCATAGAAATTGAATCCTCGGTGCCCTTTGAGACTGATAGTTTTGATGGGTATGTCGAATTTGACCCTCAATATGAGATGGATGACCTCCCCGTCGAATCACTTGATATTGATCAAAGTGTGCCCGGAGTTACGGGTATTGCCCCCCTCGACCGCGACAGCGAAACGGCAATTCAGGCAACGGTTCTTACATTTAATTCTGGGTGGGTGACACACGCGGGGCAGATTACTGAAAACCATATCCCTGAAAGTACAAATTGGCGGTTTTTAATCCCCCTTACGCAAGTCGGGGGTGATGAATCGTCGATAGGAGACGACGAAATAGAACTCTACTTTTCACTTCTTGAATAG
- a CDS encoding inorganic phosphate transporter, translating into MFELLLLAVGIVVALFVGFNIGGATTGPAFGPAVGAGAISKTGAAALMSAFFLIGGWTIGRQVVDTLGNDLVTDPGVFTIESSIVVLFFIGGALFVGNYYGVPASTSMTAVGAIAGLGVATDALNWAVMGEIAVWWIVAPIVGFWVSGMVGRYFYTRINRWVAITTTPGPLVEIDRTGVVPRPTPGPNTTRRELTGAVIVVGIGCLMAFSSGTSNIANAIAPLVGAGVDIDLMILLGCAAVAVGAFTIARRTLDTLGNDITELPLTAAIVVAIISSTIVVGLSAIGIPASFVIIATTSIVGLGWGRATRTSTIPEVVRGEQETNVSVGALAAEQPGEKAPPIGEEDPADIPGAADLFDPTTTGRVIIMQNVVPIISTVGAYVAFTALFRFVW; encoded by the coding sequence GTGTTCGAACTCCTCTTGCTTGCCGTCGGTATCGTCGTCGCCCTCTTCGTGGGGTTCAACATCGGTGGGGCGACTACGGGTCCGGCCTTCGGTCCGGCCGTCGGTGCGGGCGCGATCTCGAAGACCGGCGCTGCTGCGCTGATGTCGGCCTTCTTTTTGATCGGCGGCTGGACGATCGGGAGACAGGTCGTCGACACGCTGGGGAACGACTTGGTCACCGACCCCGGCGTGTTCACCATCGAATCCAGCATCGTGGTGCTGTTTTTTATCGGCGGCGCGCTGTTCGTCGGCAACTACTACGGCGTGCCCGCGTCCACGTCGATGACTGCCGTCGGCGCGATCGCCGGGCTCGGCGTCGCTACGGACGCGTTGAACTGGGCCGTGATGGGCGAGATCGCGGTCTGGTGGATCGTCGCCCCGATCGTGGGGTTTTGGGTCTCCGGGATGGTCGGACGCTACTTCTACACGCGGATCAACAGATGGGTGGCGATCACCACGACGCCCGGGCCGTTGGTCGAGATCGACCGAACCGGGGTCGTCCCACGACCGACGCCCGGGCCTAACACCACCCGACGGGAACTCACGGGGGCCGTCATCGTCGTCGGTATCGGCTGTCTGATGGCCTTCTCGTCGGGGACCTCGAACATCGCGAACGCCATCGCACCGCTCGTCGGGGCCGGCGTCGACATCGACCTGATGATCCTGCTCGGCTGCGCCGCCGTCGCGGTCGGCGCGTTCACCATCGCCCGACGGACGCTCGATACGCTCGGCAATGACATCACGGAACTGCCGCTGACCGCGGCCATCGTCGTCGCGATCATCTCCTCGACGATCGTCGTCGGGCTCTCGGCGATCGGTATTCCGGCCTCGTTCGTGATCATCGCGACGACGTCCATCGTGGGGCTCGGCTGGGGGCGTGCAACCCGAACATCGACCATCCCAGAGGTCGTCCGCGGAGAGCAGGAAACGAACGTCTCCGTCGGTGCGCTGGCCGCAGAACAGCCCGGGGAGAAAGCGCCGCCGATCGGGGAGGAAGACCCCGCGGACATCCCGGGCGCAGCGGATCTGTTCGACCCCACGACGACCGGGCGCGTGATAATCATGCAAAACGTCGTCCCGATCATCTCGACGGTCGGGGCCTACGTGGCGTTCACCGCGCTGTTTCGGTTCGTCTGGTAG
- a CDS encoding universal stress protein has translation MLARVLVPMDDSALSEEALRHALDAHPTAEITVLHVVGGPSSMMGEAANVALADDPEAEASDHAKNVMARAAEIAAEHDREIETEVRIGHPARTIVDVAEEFDAVVIGSHSGTLAERLIVGNVAETIVRRSPVPVTVVR, from the coding sequence ATGCTCGCTCGCGTACTGGTGCCGATGGACGACTCCGCGCTATCGGAAGAAGCGCTCCGACACGCGCTCGATGCGCATCCGACGGCTGAGATAACCGTTCTGCACGTCGTCGGTGGACCCTCCTCGATGATGGGGGAGGCGGCCAACGTCGCACTCGCCGATGACCCCGAGGCGGAAGCGAGCGACCACGCGAAGAACGTGATGGCGCGCGCCGCCGAGATCGCCGCCGAGCACGACCGGGAGATCGAAACCGAAGTGCGGATCGGGCATCCGGCGAGAACGATCGTCGACGTGGCGGAGGAGTTCGACGCGGTCGTCATCGGGAGCCACAGCGGCACGCTCGCCGAGCGATTGATCGTCGGAAACGTCGCCGAAACGATCGTCCGTCGATCGCCAGTTCCCGTCACCGTCGTTCGGTGA
- the sucD gene encoding succinate--CoA ligase subunit alpha, producing MSILVDNDTRVVVQGITGGEGKFHTGQMLEYGTNVVAGAVPGRGGQEVEGVPVYDTVHKAVREQDANASVIFVPPAFAADAIFEALDSPVDLAVAITEGVPQQDMAKVYRKLSETDTHLIGPNCPGLITPGEAKLGILPGNIFADGNVGLVSRSGTLTYQVVDNLTQRGIGQTTAVGIGGDPIIGTDFIDALELFENDSETEAVVMCGEIGGEDEEEAAAFIGEHMDTPVAGFIAGRTAPPGKRMGHAGAIVSGSGTGTAQSKIDALNDAGVPVGDTPNEVADHIETFI from the coding sequence ATGAGCATTCTTGTCGACAACGATACGCGCGTCGTGGTACAGGGTATCACGGGCGGTGAGGGGAAGTTCCACACCGGCCAGATGCTTGAATACGGAACGAACGTCGTCGCGGGCGCGGTGCCCGGACGCGGCGGCCAAGAGGTCGAAGGCGTCCCGGTCTACGACACCGTTCACAAGGCCGTCCGGGAGCAAGACGCCAACGCTTCGGTCATCTTCGTCCCGCCGGCCTTCGCAGCCGACGCGATCTTCGAGGCGCTCGACTCGCCCGTCGATCTCGCCGTCGCCATCACTGAAGGGGTCCCCCAACAGGACATGGCGAAGGTCTACCGAAAACTCAGCGAGACCGACACCCACCTGATCGGGCCGAACTGCCCCGGCCTCATCACCCCCGGCGAGGCCAAACTCGGCATCCTGCCGGGCAACATCTTCGCCGACGGGAACGTCGGACTCGTTTCCCGATCCGGGACGCTCACCTACCAGGTTGTCGACAACCTCACCCAGCGCGGGATCGGGCAGACGACCGCGGTCGGGATCGGCGGCGACCCGATCATCGGAACGGACTTTATCGACGCTCTCGAACTGTTCGAGAACGATTCCGAGACCGAGGCCGTCGTGATGTGCGGTGAGATCGGCGGCGAGGACGAGGAGGAGGCCGCAGCGTTCATCGGCGAACACATGGACACGCCCGTCGCCGGCTTCATCGCCGGTCGAACCGCGCCGCCGGGCAAGCGGATGGGTCACGCGGGGGCCATCGTGTCGGGCTCCGGCACCGGCACCGCCCAATCGAAGATCGACGCCCTGAACGACGCGGGCGTTCCGGTCGGTGACACGCCCAACGAGGTCGCCGACCACATCGAAACGTTCATCTGA